From a single Deltaproteobacteria bacterium genomic region:
- a CDS encoding glycosyltransferase, with product MKICDIVQFYSPLSGGVKRYIRDKMRFIGRNSALSHCVIVPSDRDRTRIEKNATVHEIASPRLPGSKSYRMLVARAKILDVIAQEAPDVIEVGDPYRAAWIGIEAGERHRIPVVAFYHSDYPRALGRTIQRFAGSLAERSFSRLVSRYLVRLYNCMDATFVPARRLVHELEKIGIRNLVHVPLGTDTVRFSPCDSSKRIRMELGIAPDVRLLLFSGRLAREKNIRSLIGMMDHLRQAEDRYHLLLIGDGELSDLVLHATRNYPDITHIAYIEGTETLAEYYSAADLFVHAGTCETFGLAAAEAQACGTRVLGVEGGGLEEVTQGEIPAVMAKGPEPDALAEAVIQVFRIGETAEKKRARIERMRSRYDSTIVFDRLFRLYRAVAERSHESLLEKTPGNDIKTLYHQAVSPR from the coding sequence ATGAAAATCTGTGATATCGTACAGTTCTACAGCCCGCTGAGCGGCGGAGTGAAGCGTTACATCCGCGACAAGATGCGTTTCATCGGCCGCAACAGCGCCCTCAGCCACTGTGTCATCGTCCCGTCCGACCGTGACCGTACGAGGATCGAGAAAAACGCCACCGTCCATGAAATCGCATCTCCCCGTCTTCCCGGCTCCAAAAGCTACCGGATGCTCGTGGCTCGCGCGAAGATCCTCGACGTGATCGCGCAGGAGGCGCCGGACGTGATCGAGGTCGGAGACCCCTACCGTGCGGCCTGGATCGGGATCGAGGCCGGTGAACGCCATCGGATCCCGGTCGTGGCCTTCTACCATTCGGATTACCCCCGCGCCCTCGGTCGCACCATCCAAAGATTCGCAGGTTCCCTTGCCGAAAGGTCTTTTTCCAGGCTCGTCTCCCGTTATCTGGTCCGTCTTTATAACTGCATGGACGCCACTTTCGTCCCCGCACGCCGCCTTGTCCATGAACTCGAAAAGATCGGCATCAGGAATCTGGTGCACGTCCCCCTTGGAACAGACACAGTCCGCTTCTCCCCCTGCGATTCCAGTAAACGCATCCGAATGGAGCTGGGTATAGCGCCTGATGTCCGCCTCCTTCTCTTTTCCGGACGGCTCGCCCGAGAGAAAAACATCCGCTCCCTTATCGGGATGATGGACCATCTCCGGCAAGCAGAGGATCGTTACCACCTCCTACTCATAGGCGATGGAGAACTGAGTGATCTGGTCTTACACGCGACCCGCAACTACCCGGATATTACCCACATAGCGTACATCGAAGGCACGGAAACCCTTGCTGAATACTATTCGGCAGCGGATTTATTCGTGCACGCCGGAACATGCGAGACCTTCGGCCTTGCGGCCGCAGAGGCCCAGGCATGCGGCACCCGCGTCCTTGGGGTGGAAGGAGGCGGGCTCGAAGAGGTGACCCAAGGCGAGATCCCGGCCGTAATGGCAAAGGGGCCTGAGCCTGACGCCCTTGCCGAGGCCGTTATCCAGGTCTTTCGGATCGGGGAAACCGCAGAAAAAAAACGTGCCCGCATCGAAAGGATGCGAAGCCGCTACGACTCCACTATCGTATTCGATCGCCTGTTTCGTCTCTACCGGGCCGTTGCGGAGCGAAGTCACGAATCCCTCCTCGAAAAGACCCCCGGAAATGACATCAAAACCCTGTATCATCAGGCCGTATCGCCCCGATGA
- a CDS encoding GNAT family acetyltransferase has protein sequence MTSKPCIIRPYRPDDREDIRRICCETGFMGNPIDPIFSDRRAFADFFTNYYTFWEPESCFVAVAEGQVIGYLTGCLRHLLHPWAQGAIFMGKIVPRVAYNLLRGRYDARSRDFILWTVKRAFFETPKKPRNSAHFHINLLPEWRNGTASRRLVFTFLEAAKRRGARRVYGQIQTFEDRRHPCVFERYGFQFLDRRQITKFAPDVKMAVYVSTYVKELAV, from the coding sequence ATGACATCAAAACCCTGTATCATCAGGCCGTATCGCCCCGATGACCGGGAAGACATCCGGCGCATCTGCTGCGAGACGGGGTTCATGGGAAATCCCATAGATCCTATCTTTTCAGACCGTCGTGCGTTTGCGGACTTCTTCACGAACTACTACACCTTCTGGGAGCCGGAAAGCTGTTTTGTTGCCGTTGCCGAAGGGCAGGTGATCGGATATCTCACCGGTTGCCTCAGACACCTGCTTCACCCTTGGGCACAAGGGGCCATTTTCATGGGGAAGATCGTCCCCCGGGTTGCATACAATCTTCTTCGAGGCCGCTACGACGCCAGAAGCAGGGATTTCATTCTTTGGACCGTAAAACGTGCATTTTTCGAGACCCCTAAAAAACCCCGAAACTCCGCCCACTTCCACATCAATCTCCTGCCTGAGTGGCGGAACGGGACCGCGTCCCGAAGGCTCGTTTTCACCTTTCTTGAAGCCGCAAAACGCCGTGGAGCCAGGCGCGTCTACGGCCAGATCCAGACCTTCGAAGATAGACGGCATCCATGCGTATTCGAAAGGTACGGATTCCAGTTCCTCGACCGAAGACAGATCACCAAATTCGCCCCTGATGTCAAAATGGCCGTCTATGTGTCAACGTATGTCAAGGAACTCGCGGTTTGA
- the typA gene encoding translational GTPase TypA, translating into MPALPFRNIAIIAHVDHGKTTLVDAMLKQSGIFRENQVVEERIMDSNVLEKERGITILAKNTAVTYEGIKINIVDTPGHADFGGEVERTLRMVDGVILLVDSAEGPLPQTRYVLRKALELGLPQIVVVNKIDRSDARPGEVLDEVYDLFIELDATDEQLDFPVLYTNAKKGVAHREPGDDSLDLRPLFEEIVRRLPPPSGDPEAPLQLLVTNLDYSDYLGMLAIGRVFNGRIRTGSTVGISKENGIVPVRVGELFTHEGLERIRVSEALAGDIVALAGIDDVAIGDTLVDTENPRPMHRLRVDEPTLAMVFSVNSSPFAGKEGKSVTSRHIRARLEKEMLHNVSLRVEVLETDAFKVMGRGELQLAILIETMRREGFELSVSRPEILTREIDGVLHEPVEIVVVDCPEEYLGIVTQGLGARRGKMLKMSNLGGRVRVEFRIPSRGLIGYRSQFLTETRGTGILTHLFDGYEPWHGPIPERTNGALVADRVGRTTTYALFHLQPRGILFVGPGVECYEGMIIGEHNRDVDLDVNVTREKKLTNIRAAGSDEALRLVPPQVMTLEKSLEWIASDELVEVTPTRIRLRKKVLQTGRRPRK; encoded by the coding sequence ATGCCAGCACTCCCTTTTAGAAATATCGCCATCATCGCCCACGTCGACCACGGAAAGACCACTCTCGTGGATGCCATGCTCAAGCAGAGCGGCATCTTTCGTGAAAATCAGGTGGTCGAGGAGCGGATCATGGACTCCAACGTCCTTGAAAAGGAACGCGGGATCACGATACTTGCCAAGAATACCGCAGTCACGTACGAGGGGATCAAGATCAACATCGTGGACACCCCTGGGCACGCCGACTTTGGGGGGGAAGTGGAACGGACGCTCCGCATGGTGGACGGGGTGATCCTGCTGGTTGACTCTGCAGAAGGCCCGCTTCCACAGACCCGCTATGTCCTGAGAAAGGCCCTCGAGCTGGGTCTTCCACAGATCGTGGTTGTGAACAAGATAGACCGCTCGGACGCGAGGCCCGGGGAGGTCCTGGACGAGGTATATGACCTCTTCATCGAGCTCGATGCCACTGATGAACAGCTCGATTTTCCGGTGCTTTACACCAACGCCAAAAAGGGCGTGGCCCACCGGGAGCCTGGAGACGACTCCCTGGACCTCCGGCCCCTTTTCGAGGAAATCGTGCGCCGCCTTCCGCCCCCGTCCGGGGATCCGGAGGCCCCGCTCCAGCTCCTCGTCACCAACCTCGACTACAGCGACTACCTGGGGATGCTTGCCATCGGAAGGGTTTTCAACGGCCGGATCCGCACGGGAAGCACTGTCGGCATCTCGAAGGAAAACGGGATCGTTCCCGTGCGCGTGGGTGAGCTTTTCACCCATGAGGGACTCGAGAGGATCAGGGTGAGCGAGGCATTGGCGGGCGACATAGTCGCCCTTGCGGGCATCGACGACGTGGCGATCGGAGATACCCTTGTGGACACGGAAAACCCCAGGCCCATGCATCGTCTTCGAGTAGACGAACCCACGCTTGCCATGGTCTTCTCCGTCAACTCTTCGCCCTTTGCCGGAAAGGAAGGCAAATCCGTCACCTCCCGGCATATTCGGGCCAGGCTTGAAAAGGAGATGCTCCACAACGTGAGCTTGCGGGTCGAGGTCCTCGAGACGGATGCCTTCAAGGTCATGGGAAGGGGTGAACTCCAGCTCGCCATCCTCATCGAGACCATGAGGCGCGAGGGTTTCGAACTCAGCGTCTCCCGCCCGGAGATCCTCACCAGGGAGATCGACGGGGTCCTTCATGAGCCTGTCGAGATAGTCGTGGTGGACTGCCCGGAGGAATACCTCGGCATCGTGACCCAGGGTCTCGGGGCCCGGCGGGGAAAGATGCTCAAGATGTCAAACCTCGGAGGGAGGGTCAGGGTCGAATTCCGCATCCCCTCCCGGGGACTCATAGGATACCGCTCCCAGTTCCTCACCGAGACCAGGGGGACCGGCATCCTCACCCACCTCTTCGACGGCTACGAACCCTGGCACGGACCCATCCCGGAGAGGACCAACGGCGCCCTTGTCGCGGACCGCGTGGGCAGGACCACCACGTACGCCCTTTTCCATCTCCAGCCCCGGGGGATCCTCTTCGTGGGGCCGGGCGTGGAATGCTACGAGGGCATGATCATCGGAGAGCACAACCGGGACGTGGATCTGGACGTGAATGTCACCAGGGAAAAGAAACTCACAAACATCCGGGCAGCCGGGTCCGACGAGGCCCTCAGGCTCGTCCCCCCACAGGTCATGACCCTTGAAAAGTCCCTTGAGTGGATCGCCTCGGACGAACTCGTGGAGGTCACCCCCACTCGAATCCGTCTCAGAAAAAAGGTGCTTCAGACAGGCAGACGGCCCAGGAAATAG
- a CDS encoding 4Fe-4S dicluster domain-containing protein, giving the protein MKVKYIKVRRTDLERSLSEWRKDAAIYAPAPVKGGETDWRPLKDALPSVQPGTPRSSLKAFFFPQPETLFTFSTRGEDAFLLKEPASRPNMTILFGVRPCDARSVLLNAMPYKNDPYFQEQRRRTAMVGITCTERCRTCFCIWAGGSPVGTDGLDIALHPLDEDAFLAKILTDRGKALAEKGALAGEAPEDGDVEKIEARIVAASNASASVPDPAVVLREKDLLSLYNAPFWNETASSCINCGTCTFLCPTCYCFDIQDESAKGVGRRIRYWDSCMFPLFTLHASGHNPRGEKVQRVRNRFMHKLKYFPERFGPLSCVGCGRCIRACPVNIDIREVMKSLLSS; this is encoded by the coding sequence ATGAAGGTGAAATATATCAAGGTCCGCCGGACTGACCTCGAAAGGTCTCTTTCAGAGTGGCGAAAGGACGCAGCGATATACGCTCCCGCACCTGTCAAAGGAGGAGAGACGGATTGGAGGCCTCTGAAAGACGCCCTCCCCTCTGTTCAGCCAGGTACGCCCCGAAGCTCCCTCAAGGCCTTTTTCTTTCCACAGCCCGAGACACTCTTCACCTTTTCTACCCGCGGCGAAGACGCCTTCCTCCTTAAGGAGCCCGCTTCAAGGCCGAACATGACCATCCTTTTCGGCGTAAGGCCATGTGATGCAAGAAGTGTGCTCCTTAATGCCATGCCCTATAAAAACGACCCGTACTTTCAGGAACAGCGCAGGCGGACCGCCATGGTCGGGATCACCTGCACTGAGCGATGCAGGACCTGTTTTTGCATCTGGGCCGGCGGATCCCCTGTGGGGACAGACGGGCTCGACATCGCACTTCACCCCCTGGATGAAGACGCCTTCCTTGCCAAGATCCTGACGGACCGGGGAAAGGCCCTTGCCGAAAAAGGCGCCCTTGCAGGTGAGGCCCCTGAGGATGGGGATGTGGAAAAGATCGAGGCCCGAATCGTTGCGGCATCGAATGCCTCGGCCTCTGTTCCGGACCCGGCTGTCGTCCTGAGGGAAAAGGACCTCCTTTCCTTGTACAACGCCCCCTTTTGGAATGAGACCGCCTCTTCCTGCATCAACTGCGGCACCTGTACATTTCTCTGTCCGACCTGCTACTGCTTCGACATACAGGACGAGTCGGCTAAGGGTGTCGGGCGGCGTATCCGGTACTGGGATTCCTGCATGTTTCCCTTGTTCACCCTCCATGCATCAGGCCACAACCCGCGAGGCGAGAAGGTCCAGAGGGTGAGAAACCGTTTCATGCACAAGCTGAAGTATTTTCCCGAGAGATTCGGGCCCCTTTCCTGCGTGGGTTGCGGCCGGTGCATCCGTGCGTGCCCTGTTAACATAGACATACGCGAGGTCATGAAATCACTTCTTAGTTCGTGA
- a CDS encoding PhoH family protein has protein sequence MPKTFVLDTNVLLHNPSSVFAFEKNQVVIPFAVIEEIDNQKRRQDEIGRNAREISRILDGLRNGSRLSDEVGLPNGGTLRIELNHLDVQGLPLGMDPEKSDNRILAVAHALNAEGRFPVVLVTKDLNLRIKADVLGIRAEDFSNDKVDYLQLYTGVAEKGLTAEELDVFFRDKGLFVQDGAFYPNQFLILRNSSCPSQSALGRYRRGKVHALRHADAVCFEVRARNKEQRFAFELLLDDEVKVVTLVGNAGTGKTLLALAVGLEKVLEEGLYSRLLVTRPLVPMGDDLGYLPGSKEEKLRPWMQPIYDNLEYLLGNCADRGDIIRDYMSRDIIQMEALTYIRGRSIPNQFIICDEAQNLTPHMIKTLVTRVGEGSKIVFTGDPEQIDNPYLDASSNGLTYLVEKFKTEEIAGHVSLVKGERSRVAEIGARVL, from the coding sequence ATGCCCAAGACCTTTGTCCTCGACACCAATGTCCTTCTTCACAATCCGAGTTCTGTCTTTGCCTTTGAGAAAAACCAGGTCGTCATCCCCTTTGCCGTCATCGAAGAGATCGACAACCAGAAGCGCAGACAGGACGAGATCGGCAGAAACGCCCGTGAGATCTCCCGCATACTCGACGGGCTGAGAAACGGCTCGCGCCTGTCCGATGAGGTGGGCCTGCCAAACGGAGGTACACTTCGAATCGAGCTCAACCACCTGGATGTGCAGGGGCTTCCCCTGGGAATGGACCCTGAAAAATCCGACAACCGCATCCTCGCCGTGGCCCATGCCCTCAATGCCGAGGGGCGTTTTCCAGTCGTTCTTGTCACGAAGGACCTGAATCTCCGCATCAAGGCGGACGTCTTGGGGATTCGGGCAGAAGATTTCTCAAACGACAAGGTGGATTATCTCCAGCTCTATACAGGAGTGGCTGAAAAAGGGCTGACAGCCGAGGAATTGGACGTCTTTTTTCGAGATAAGGGCCTTTTCGTCCAGGACGGGGCCTTTTATCCCAACCAGTTCCTCATTCTAAGAAACAGTTCGTGTCCCTCCCAATCAGCGCTCGGGCGATACAGGCGCGGGAAGGTCCATGCCCTGCGTCACGCCGACGCGGTCTGTTTCGAAGTCCGAGCCCGGAACAAGGAGCAGCGGTTCGCTTTCGAGCTCCTTCTCGACGACGAGGTCAAGGTCGTGACCCTTGTCGGAAACGCGGGTACGGGAAAGACCTTGCTGGCCCTGGCGGTGGGGCTTGAAAAGGTCCTCGAAGAGGGGCTCTATTCGAGGCTCCTCGTGACGAGGCCCCTTGTCCCCATGGGGGATGACCTTGGCTATCTGCCCGGGAGCAAGGAAGAAAAGCTCAGGCCATGGATGCAGCCTATCTACGACAATCTGGAGTACCTCCTCGGAAACTGCGCAGACAGGGGCGACATCATTCGGGACTATATGTCAAGGGACATCATCCAGATGGAGGCCCTGACCTACATTCGGGGGCGAAGCATCCCGAACCAGTTCATCATCTGTGACGAGGCCCAGAACCTCACGCCCCACATGATCAAGACCTTGGTCACGCGCGTCGGCGAGGGCTCGAAGATCGTCTTTACCGGGGATCCGGAGCAGATCGACAATCCCTATCTCGATGCGAGCAGCAACGGACTTACCTATCTGGTGGAAAAGTTCAAGACCGAGGAGATCGCTGGCCATGTGAGCCTCGTAAAGGGCGAACGCTCCCGCGTTGCCGAGATCGGGGCCAGGGTCTTGTAA
- a CDS encoding glycosyltransferase translates to MGFRESYTDPLELYSIARDRGMTHVTITDHNTIDGCLCIAHLPDVMVSEEVTAVFPEDGCKIHVLVLDITESMHAEIQRLRENVYDLVQYLNMEGITHILAHALYPVNQRLTMEHVEKLLILFKNFEMNGARSALPNQTLELIFSELTPSFMAELSERHRITPLYPEPWRKTVTGGSDDHSSLNIARTYTTVPAGTTIADILAAIRRGDTRVVSRPPSPRTFAHNLYGIGWRYYKERFSLGNRVGKDVLLAWIEEVLRPEATGNSGLWKRLCRLYTQYRPARSTRHFDATSQGMFYDVAKKVVTGDRVLLSCLGGKIGQKEKEQALFRFACAVSNQVLGKATDFLSNNALSFNIFQIFQFLGSAGSLHTALSPYFVAYALFQQDRALCRKVIGHFIPQGPRSSLPCMKVAHFTDTFFDVNGVALTIQQQARIAKETGKPLTVITCGKESDPANAPYRNFTPISLLRLPEYPLQELAIPPFLEMLDYCYERGFTHFHLATPGPVGLAGLAIAKILGLPCFGTYHTAFPEYAGRLTADSDIEAGMWQFMLWFYRNMDAVFVPSCSTAEELAGHGVEQDRIQIYPRGVDTRRFHPSKRNGFYGRYGKEGGIKLLYVGRVSREKNLDILAEAYRRIHKEDPNVHLIIVGDGPYREELQASLAGTSALCTGVLRGEDLAAAYASADLFVFPSTTDTFGNVVLEAQASGLPVVVTDRGGPRENMIPEKTGVVVPGDDIEGMTHAIWALVTDETRRKAMGTAAFEYMRERSFEKAFERTWELYGRIRPVAVC, encoded by the coding sequence ATGGGATTCCGGGAGAGTTACACAGACCCCCTGGAGCTTTATTCCATCGCGCGAGATCGGGGCATGACACATGTAACCATCACGGATCATAATACCATAGATGGGTGTCTGTGCATCGCCCACCTTCCTGACGTCATGGTCAGCGAGGAGGTGACGGCCGTCTTTCCCGAGGACGGATGCAAGATCCATGTTCTCGTCCTGGATATCACCGAGTCCATGCACGCGGAGATCCAGAGGCTCAGGGAAAACGTCTATGACCTCGTGCAATATCTGAACATGGAAGGGATCACCCACATCCTCGCCCACGCCCTCTATCCGGTGAATCAGCGGCTCACCATGGAGCACGTGGAAAAGCTTCTCATACTCTTCAAGAATTTCGAGATGAATGGGGCGAGAAGCGCACTTCCCAACCAGACGCTCGAACTCATCTTTTCCGAACTCACGCCCTCGTTCATGGCCGAGCTTTCGGAAAGGCACCGAATCACCCCTCTGTATCCTGAGCCATGGCGCAAGACCGTCACGGGTGGCTCGGATGATCACAGCTCTCTCAACATCGCGCGGACCTATACGACCGTTCCTGCCGGGACGACCATTGCCGATATCTTAGCAGCTATACGTCGGGGCGATACCCGGGTCGTCTCCCGCCCTCCGTCACCTCGGACCTTTGCCCACAACCTCTACGGAATCGGCTGGCGTTACTATAAGGAGAGGTTTTCCCTGGGAAACCGGGTGGGAAAGGACGTCCTGCTCGCCTGGATCGAAGAGGTCCTTCGCCCGGAGGCCACGGGTAACTCCGGTCTCTGGAAGAGACTTTGCAGGCTTTATACCCAGTACCGGCCGGCAAGATCGACGCGGCATTTTGACGCGACTTCCCAGGGGATGTTCTACGATGTGGCGAAAAAGGTGGTGACCGGCGACCGGGTCCTTCTCTCATGCCTGGGCGGGAAAATCGGTCAGAAAGAGAAGGAACAGGCCCTTTTCAGGTTTGCGTGCGCAGTGTCCAACCAGGTCCTTGGAAAGGCGACCGATTTCCTGTCGAATAACGCGCTTTCCTTTAATATCTTTCAGATCTTCCAGTTCTTGGGGTCAGCCGGGTCCCTGCACACCGCCCTTTCCCCATACTTTGTGGCCTACGCACTTTTCCAGCAGGACCGGGCCCTTTGCCGGAAGGTGATCGGCCATTTCATCCCCCAAGGTCCGCGGTCATCCTTACCGTGTATGAAGGTTGCCCACTTTACGGACACATTCTTCGACGTCAACGGAGTCGCCCTCACCATCCAGCAGCAGGCGAGGATCGCAAAGGAGACGGGCAAGCCCCTTACGGTCATCACGTGCGGCAAGGAATCGGATCCTGCCAACGCCCCCTACAGGAATTTTACCCCCATTAGTCTTTTGCGCCTTCCAGAGTATCCCCTTCAGGAGCTTGCCATTCCACCCTTTCTCGAAATGCTCGATTACTGCTATGAGAGGGGCTTTACCCATTTTCATCTCGCAACGCCTGGGCCGGTGGGCCTTGCCGGGCTCGCCATCGCCAAGATCCTCGGACTTCCTTGTTTCGGAACGTATCACACGGCCTTTCCCGAGTACGCGGGAAGGCTCACGGCAGACAGCGACATCGAGGCCGGGATGTGGCAGTTCATGCTCTGGTTCTACCGGAACATGGACGCCGTTTTCGTCCCTTCTTGTAGCACCGCTGAAGAACTTGCAGGCCACGGGGTGGAACAGGACCGCATCCAGATCTATCCCCGGGGGGTGGACACTCGAAGGTTTCATCCCTCGAAGCGGAACGGTTTCTATGGCCGTTACGGCAAGGAAGGGGGCATCAAGCTCCTTTACGTAGGCCGGGTGTCTCGGGAAAAGAATCTCGACATCCTGGCAGAGGCATACAGGCGTATCCACAAAGAGGACCCCAACGTCCATCTCATCATCGTTGGAGACGGCCCCTACAGGGAAGAACTCCAGGCCTCCCTTGCCGGGACCTCGGCGCTATGCACAGGGGTCCTTAGGGGGGAAGATCTTGCCGCCGCGTATGCGTCAGCGGATCTCTTTGTGTTTCCCAGCACCACTGACACCTTCGGGAACGTAGTCCTCGAGGCCCAGGCCTCGGGGCTGCCTGTGGTGGTGACGGATCGTGGTGGGCCGCGGGAAAACATGATCCCGGAGAAGACCGGAGTTGTCGTCCCTGGAGACGATATCGAAGGGATGACCCACGCCATCTGGGCGCTTGTCACAGATGAAACGAGGAGGAAAGCCATGGGAACAGCCGCCTTTGAGTACATGCGGGAACGCTCCTTCGAAAAGGCATTCGAGCGCACATGGGAGCTTTACGGCCGGATCCGGCCGGTGGCCGTCTGCTGA
- a CDS encoding 4Fe-4S dicluster domain-containing protein yields the protein MDDRNGTITNIIRERAKELLEKGEIAAFLGFTDGSLPMTTRPFVARSPKDAARLVWNDFCVMNLANYLPALLKSLEPKRGPKDPPPEGPLPRVGVLATGCWSRNMVVQMQENQLQRDRIYVIGIPSRGMVSRRKVQERFPGREILSVSEDGTDLVVEGKGLKERINRWEVVRDNCQTCVHPTPVISDEMLGEPVERAVTDRFRQVEEIESLSCNKRWAWFTEEISSCIRCYACRNACPLCYCPTCFVDDSRPQWVGKSIDSSDTALFHLLRAFHCAGRCTDCGSCESACPMGIRMRLLTKKLEKDVFELFGSEAGLDPNVPLPLTTYNQEDPEDFIITAGGDGA from the coding sequence ATGGATGATCGAAACGGCACGATAACGAACATCATCCGTGAAAGGGCCAAGGAACTCCTCGAAAAGGGGGAGATCGCGGCATTTCTCGGTTTTACGGATGGAAGCCTTCCCATGACGACCCGACCATTCGTGGCGCGAAGCCCAAAAGACGCGGCCCGGCTCGTATGGAACGACTTCTGCGTCATGAATCTGGCCAATTACCTCCCGGCCCTCTTGAAGTCCCTCGAACCCAAAAGGGGCCCGAAGGACCCGCCTCCGGAAGGGCCGCTCCCCAGGGTCGGGGTTCTCGCAACCGGCTGCTGGTCCAGAAACATGGTGGTCCAGATGCAGGAGAACCAGCTCCAGAGGGACAGGATCTATGTCATCGGCATCCCGAGCCGTGGAATGGTGAGTCGGAGAAAGGTCCAGGAGAGATTTCCAGGACGGGAGATCCTGAGCGTCTCTGAGGACGGAACCGACCTCGTGGTTGAGGGAAAGGGCCTTAAGGAGAGGATAAATCGGTGGGAGGTTGTCAGGGATAACTGCCAGACCTGCGTCCACCCTACACCTGTCATATCGGACGAGATGCTCGGAGAGCCGGTCGAGAGGGCCGTAACCGATCGTTTTAGACAGGTGGAAGAGATAGAATCCCTTTCTTGTAACAAGCGCTGGGCATGGTTCACAGAAGAGATCTCCTCCTGCATCCGTTGTTATGCATGCAGAAACGCCTGCCCCCTCTGTTACTGCCCCACCTGTTTTGTGGACGACTCTCGGCCCCAATGGGTGGGAAAGAGCATCGATTCCTCTGACACCGCCCTTTTTCACCTTCTGAGGGCCTTCCATTGCGCCGGCAGGTGCACGGACTGCGGATCCTGCGAGAGCGCCTGTCCTATGGGCATCCGCATGAGGCTCCTCACGAAGAAGCTCGAAAAGGACGTCTTCGAGCTCTTTGGCTCTGAGGCAGGCCTCGATCCGAACGTCCCCCTGCCTCTTACGACGTACAACCAGGAGGATCCGGAGGACTTCATCATCACGGCGGGAGGTGACGGGGCATGA
- a CDS encoding FAD/NAD(P)-binding protein — MNPNPYLPYPARIEGITIETEDGNIKTYRLVLERDEDRASWTHVPGQFAMLSLAGKGEIPIGIASSPEERGYLLFTVNRAGVVTTALHQMTEGDRIGVRGPLGNGFPVDTTLKGKNIVIIAGGFAFTTLRATLLYLLAHRGDYGKITVIYGARTPGMLLYRDELAAWGKRDDLDLYVTVDREAPGWTGLVGFVPTITEKVAPSPENAAALICGPPIMIRFTMPPLEKIGWSDDQVYLSMENRMKCGLGVCGHCNVGPVYVCKDGPVFTRKEVKRLPAEY; from the coding sequence ATGAACCCAAACCCATATCTCCCTTATCCCGCCCGAATCGAGGGCATCACCATCGAAACCGAGGACGGCAACATCAAGACCTATCGGCTCGTCCTTGAAAGGGACGAAGATCGGGCCTCCTGGACCCATGTCCCCGGCCAGTTCGCCATGCTTTCCCTGGCGGGAAAGGGCGAGATCCCCATCGGGATCGCATCCTCCCCGGAGGAGCGGGGATATCTCCTCTTCACCGTGAACAGGGCCGGGGTGGTGACCACGGCCCTCCACCAGATGACCGAAGGGGATCGGATCGGGGTGCGTGGACCGCTCGGAAACGGATTTCCTGTGGACACGACCCTGAAGGGCAAGAACATCGTGATCATCGCAGGCGGGTTCGCCTTTACCACCCTGCGTGCGACCCTTCTCTACCTCCTTGCCCACCGTGGAGATTACGGAAAGATCACGGTCATCTACGGGGCACGGACCCCTGGGATGCTCCTCTACCGGGACGAACTTGCCGCCTGGGGGAAACGGGACGACCTCGATCTCTACGTGACCGTTGACCGCGAGGCCCCAGGCTGGACCGGTCTAGTGGGCTTTGTGCCCACGATCACGGAAAAGGTGGCCCCCTCGCCTGAAAACGCCGCCGCCCTCATCTGCGGGCCTCCCATCATGATCCGCTTCACCATGCCTCCCCTGGAAAAGATCGGCTGGTCGGACGACCAGGTCTATCTCTCCATGGAGAACCGCATGAAGTGCGGGCTCGGTGTATGCGGGCACTGCAACGTAGGACCGGTCTATGTATGCAAGGATGGACCGGTCTTTACGCGCAAAGAGGTGAAGAGACTCCCCGCTGAGTACTGA
- a CDS encoding DUF488 family protein yields MDGGYLPHETNTPAVGSRIQEVFNRRYCSELDTKSEVVTRLFEDAERGRLTLLYSARDAEYNQAVALRELGCGLKPRVP; encoded by the coding sequence ATGGATGGGGGCTATTTGCCGCACGAAACAAATACCCCGGCCGTAGGCTCACGGATTCAGGAAGTTTTCAATCGCCGGTATTGTTCTGAGCTTGACACAAAATCCGAGGTGGTGACGCGGCTCTTCGAAGATGCAGAACGAGGTAGGCTTACTCTGCTGTATTCGGCTCGCGATGCTGAATACAATCAAGCGGTGGCACTAAGAGAGCTTGGGTGCGGACTCAAACCGCGAGTTCCTTGA